From the Actinomycetes bacterium genome, the window TCACGCGGTTGTCGTCGACTGCGCAGTCCGCGATGACGGCAAGTCGTTTCACTACGCCGCTCCCTCCCGTGTCATCGAGACGGATCCTGCGCTTGTCGCGTGTGTCGAGGCGACTCTCGCGGACGCGGGCGTCCCGTTCGTCACCGGTCGCACGTGGACCACGGATGCTGTGTATCGGGAGGCTCGCACCCGGGTCGCACGGCGTGTCGAGCGGGACGGGAGCATCACCGTCGAGATGGAAACGTCCGCGCTGCTGGCCGTCGCCACGTACCGGGGAGCGCGCCTCGTGTCACTGCTGTGTCCCGGGGAATCGCTGGTGGCCGACGAGTGGGACCACCGGGGACGGCACAGTGCCTTCGACGTCCGCGAGGGCCTGTTCTGGCTCGCTGCCGACGCAGCACTGCGCCTCCCACCAGCCTGACGACAGTCACTGTCCCGTCCAGGGCTGGCTCGACTACGACCCGATCCCCGTTGCCTGACTGTCCGCCGAACAAGCGCGCGCGATCGGCATCGCGTGCAGCCTCAGCGGCACGCATATCGGCTTCCGTGCACGAGCGGAGGTGGGCAGTTCGAGGCTCGCACGGGAGCTGGTTGGCCCCGTCGGATGGGTTGACAGTCCGAATCGTTGCGCTTGATCGTTTGCGCACGTGTACAAGTTCACAGCATGGGCGTGCTTGGTCGATCGGGGCAAGAAGACTGGCGGTAGGTATCTGTTCGTTGGGCTGGACACTGGGGGGACCTGGAAGCCGATGCTGGGGCCTGCTGCCTCTTCCGGGCATCGGACGAGGCGTCGACCGTTTGCGGCACCGCACTGGTTGCCGACGGTGGCGGGCTGGCTGTGGAACTGGCCAGCACCGCCTTCATCTCGGACTAGACCGACCCGGGACCGGACCGACTCGGGACCCGGCCGGGCTCGCGGCTGCGTCGGGTATCCGTCGACTCAGCAGTTCGGTGCCGGCAGGTCGAGCAGACGGCCGGACAGCGTGCCGAGCGTGACCCGTTGGTTCGCCGTGAGCGGTGCCCAGAACAGCTGGTCGACCAACTCCAGGTGCCGGGGCGCGGCCTCGGCCAGCAAGGCGAGGCCGCGCTCGGTCAGGGTGACACTCACTTCGGTGGGGGAGTGACGGGTGCGTTCGACGAGGCCTCGACTCTCGAGCCGGGCGACGAGGCGGGTCAGCGCGCTCGGGCTGCGGGACACCGAGCGGGCGAGGTCGGCCATGCGCATCGTCGAGTCGTCGGCCGTCGACAGGTGGATGAGTGCGTCGAAGTCCGTGTAGCCGATCTGGACGTGGTCTTGCAGGTCCGCGTCGAGCCGGGCGATCACGCTGACAGCCGCCTTGCGGAAGTTGTTCCACGCCGCCCGGTCCGACTCGGGCTGAGCCAGCCAGCTGGTCGCCACGGTCTGCTCAACGCTCACTGACCAAGTATTGCACCTGCAAGAGTGGGGAAGTATGTTGAGCGTTCATCTATTCGTGTACGTGCAATAGAGGAGAGGTTCATGTCCGACGACCGTCCCATCATCGCCGTACTCGGCGCCAGCGGGTCTCAGGGCAGTAGCGTCGTCCGTGCCCTGGCCGAGCAGGGCCGGTTCCGGGTCCGCGCCATCACTCGCCGGCCGGACGCCTACTCCGGGCCCGCCGACGAAGTGGTGGCGGCCGACCTCAACCAGCCGGCAACTCTCGAGGCAGCGTTCGACGGTGCCCACGGGGCCTTCGCCGTCTCGAACTTCTGGGAGCCGGGCTCCGACGAGATCGCCCAGGGCCGCAACGCCGTCGACGCTGCCGCCAAGGCCGGCGTGAGGCACTACGTCTGGTCGACGTTGCCGAATGTCGAAGCCATCAGCGGCGGCAGGTACGAGGTCGCCCACTTCACCAGCAAGGCCAAGGTCGACCAGTTCGTCCGTGACGCAGGCTTCACGGCGTACACCTTCGTCGAGGCCCCATTTTACTTCGAGAACCTGGTGAAGAACATGCCGCCACAACCGCTCCCGGACGGCAGCACGGGCTGGGCGCTGCCGTTGGCCGCGGACGCCAGGGTGGTGCACATGGGTTCGATCGAGGACCTCGGCGGGGTCGTGGCTGGTGCGTTTGCCCAACCCGATGCGGTTGGCGCGGGTGCGTACCTGTCGTCCGCGGCCGGCCTGATGAGCCTCGGCGACGTCGCGGACACCCTCAACGCGCAGGGTCACTCGGTCGCGGTGATGCAGGTGCCCGGTGAGGTTTTCGCGACCTTCTTCCCCGGCGCGGAGGAGATGGCGCAGATGATGGGCTACTGGCAGGAGTACACCTACCTCGGCCCCGACGCCGACGAGGTGATCGCGGCCGCTCGGCGGGTGAGCACCACCTCGTCGACCGACTTCGCCACCTGGGCCAAAGAGCACATGCCCGCCTAGGTGACTGGTGTCTTTCGCTGCGTGGCGGTCCACCGGTCGGGGTGACCGGGTCGGGAGAATTGCCCTGAGACCAAGGTTTCCTTCTCCTGGGGTGTGGCATGACGTTGGGTCTGGCGGAGCGGCAGGGTGATCTGCTCGATGATCTGAACCGGTTCTGCGAGCGGGCCCTGCCCGAGGGATCGATCTACACGCTGCTGAACCGGGAACGGGATCGGCTGTTTCCCGATGAGATGTTCGCTGACCTGTTCAGCGACAGGGGCCGGCGCAGTGTCCCGCCGTGCGTGGTCGCCACCGTGATGGTGCTGCAGCGCCTCGAGGGCTTGTCGGACCGCGAAGCGGTCGACCGGTACGCCTTCGACGCCCGCTGGCGGTATGCCGCCGGGGTCGGTGGCTATGACGGGGACGGGTGGGCGCAGTTCGCGCACACCGTGCTGGTCGACATGCGGGCCCGGCTGGCGGCTTCGGCTGATCCGCGCCGGATCTTCCGGGTGGCCCTGGAGGCGGCGTCGGCCGCGGGGCTGGTCGGGATCAGGCGGGTGCTGGACTCCACCCCGCTCTACGACGCTGTCGCCACGATGGACACCGTCACGCTGATCCGCTCGGCGATCCGCGGGCTGCTGAAGGTGGCCGGTCCGGAGCTGGGCACGCAGTTGCGGGCGGCGCTGAGCAGTGGTGATGACTACGCCAGCAGCGCCAAGCCGCAGGTTGACTGGGACGACACCGCGGCCCGGGCGGAGCTGATCGACTCGCGGGCCCGCGACGGATACGGCTGCCTGGCGGTACTGGATGGCCGTCAGGCCGGCCCGCTGGTGACCGACGCTGCGGTGCTGCTCGCCACCGTGCTCGGCCAGGACCTGGAGACCGACGAGGGTGGCAGCTTCAAGATTGCCCGGCGGGTCGCGAAGGACCGGGTCATCTCCACCGTCGACCCGCAGGCCCGGCACGGGCACA encodes:
- a CDS encoding IS1182 family transposase — protein: MTLGLAERQGDLLDDLNRFCERALPEGSIYTLLNRERDRLFPDEMFADLFSDRGRRSVPPCVVATVMVLQRLEGLSDREAVDRYAFDARWRYAAGVGGYDGDGWAQFAHTVLVDMRARLAASADPRRIFRVALEAASAAGLVGIRRVLDSTPLYDAVATMDTVTLIRSAIRGLLKVAGPELGTQLRAALSSGDDYASSAKPQVDWDDTAARAELIDSRARDGYGCLAVLDGRQAGPLVTDAAVLLATVLGQDLETDEGGSFKIARRVAKDRVISTVDPQARHGHKTQARGFDGYKGHLAVDPDSEIVTDTEVSAGNVGDAAVACDLIDDLLDGDGDGDGSMVYGDSAYGSGEFQDTLAGNDIVSRCKTQPPTAPGGRFAKDRFAVDLDSDRVSCPAGQTATIRRGKDSGGMANFGDVCADGPLRAQCTNSRDGRTITVGRYEQRLTDARRQQQDPSWAQDYRATRPEVERKLGHLMRRKHGGRRARMRGRAKIDADFNLLAASHNLARLAVLKVRSTTTGWTAATA
- a CDS encoding MarR family transcriptional regulator, translating into MSVEQTVATSWLAQPESDRAAWNNFRKAAVSVIARLDADLQDHVQIGYTDFDALIHLSTADDSTMRMADLARSVSRSPSALTRLVARLESRGLVERTRHSPTEVSVTLTERGLALLAEAAPRHLELVDQLFWAPLTANQRVTLGTLSGRLLDLPAPNC
- a CDS encoding NmrA/HSCARG family protein, encoding MSDDRPIIAVLGASGSQGSSVVRALAEQGRFRVRAITRRPDAYSGPADEVVAADLNQPATLEAAFDGAHGAFAVSNFWEPGSDEIAQGRNAVDAAAKAGVRHYVWSTLPNVEAISGGRYEVAHFTSKAKVDQFVRDAGFTAYTFVEAPFYFENLVKNMPPQPLPDGSTGWALPLAADARVVHMGSIEDLGGVVAGAFAQPDAVGAGAYLSSAAGLMSLGDVADTLNAQGHSVAVMQVPGEVFATFFPGAEEMAQMMGYWQEYTYLGPDADEVIAAARRVSTTSSTDFATWAKEHMPA
- a CDS encoding purine-nucleoside phosphorylase, producing HAVVVDCAVRDDGKSFHYAAPSRVIETDPALVACVEATLADAGVPFVTGRTWTTDAVYREARTRVARRVERDGSITVEMETSALLAVATYRGARLVSLLCPGESLVADEWDHRGRHSAFDVREGLFWLAADAALRLPPA